The DNA sequence CGGGCTCGACGGTAAGATGGGTTATTGATGAATTGCTCATTGGCCAACATTTCTTCCAGAAATACATCCAAGCCTGCGTCTTTGAGGTGTTTGTCGTAGTAATAAAAAGGAATGGCAAAAGAAGACTCCGGCGTAGGGATCGGCAGTCCATTGACCGAAGTATTAAGGATTTCAGCAAAAATAGCGGCTTTACCACCAATGATGTCAACAAAAGTATAATCAGCAGTTTCCAAGTCTACCAGCCCTTGCATGGTCGTATTCTTATCCAGAATGACACTGTCCTGCGGTTCATTTTGTGCCCAAAAGGCATTTGCTTCCGTAAGGGAAGCGGGACGTATCTCGAAAGAATCAGCCGCTACTCTCAAGTACACCAATTGTCCGAGCAGAGCGTCGAGTTTTTCATTGTCCCAACCGTCTCGCAGCGCCATATTAGGGGTATTCCGGTTATGACTGAGTACATTGATATGGCTGAGTGGTGTCTGAAATTCGGTGGTAATGATGCCCGCTACAACTGACACATCATTGGGTACCCCATTGAGCAAAACGATGTCATGACGCCCAAGGTAGGTCTCTTCCAAATCTTCTAGCGGTACTTTATTGAGGTAACCATAGTTTTCTGCCAGGTTCAGCGCTTGGTAGTTTTGTCCCTCATAGAGTTCTTCCGGCGTGATTTTGGGGACATCACAGGCATTAAATTCCGGACGATTCGCGAAGAGAAACAACTTACCTTCTAGATAGGAAGTTGCCAGTATTTTGTCAAACAGCAATTGAACATCTTCACAATTCACCTCATTGGCGGCAACGAAATACAGCACGTATTTGTCCTGATTTTTATAATAATTGAGATTGGCGGGAAAAAGATAGCGCCCGTCGTTACGGCGGTATTGTGTCTGATTAAAAACGTTGTTACCCTGATCAAAGCCCAGTTGAGCCTGCGCAAACGTGTAATGCAAGGCGTAGCGTTTGGTGTTCATGTAATACATCAACCCATCCTCCTGATTGTAAATGATTTTGACCGAAGCTACTTCACCATCATTGGTTCTGGAAGGGAGACTGCTGATCAGATCAAAAGCAATAGGATCAATGAGTTCATTGAAATAATGAAGGTCATCGTTTTCCTTCTTTAAGAGATTAATTCTCAAAAAAGTATCCTTACCCACCAATGGAATTTGGCGCGGATAATAGCCTTGTTTGCTCAACAACAGGGTATCAGGTTGAAGAGCCACTGAAGAACGGTGCCAGACAGCCCCCTTATCCGCTATAGAGGTACGATCACCATTGGAAAACGCCTTAAACGTTTGTATCTCTTCATCCGTGCTCACCCTTAGTAAATAAATCCCAAAAGGCAGCTTTGGGAATAAATAACTGCCCGCATTGCCCAGATTCCTTTCGTGGCGAACCAAACGGCCATCAATGGCATAAATCTCTAATCCAATGGGAAATTCACCTTCCCAAATCATCGCGTTATTGTAAAAACGATAACTGTTTCGTGGGGGAACCAAACTGTCAATTCCCGTATTTTTCAAAAGGAAATCACCAAACAGGTTAGCGTTTTGTGTCAACGAACTGTTCAATAAATCCACTTGTACTCCAGCAATGGGGAGCCCAGTCGCAACATCTTGAACACGCCCACTGTAAATTGCTTGAGCACTCAACAAAAGGGGGAATAAAACAAAAAGGATAGTTGTACTCAAGGGCTTAGACATACGAAAAGGTCTTGGTGATGATTAAAAAGGACTTGTAAAGGCAAGACTTCCTTTCCATGCCAAAGGGTTGGGTTGCCCCGAAACCTTAGGAACACAGTGTAGCACAATAGATTTAATT is a window from the Lewinella sp. LCG006 genome containing:
- a CDS encoding PEP/pyruvate-binding domain-containing protein, which gives rise to MSKPLSTTILFVLFPLLLSAQAIYSGRVQDVATGLPIAGVQVDLLNSSLTQNANLFGDFLLKNTGIDSLVPPRNSYRFYNNAMIWEGEFPIGLEIYAIDGRLVRHERNLGNAGSYLFPKLPFGIYLLRVSTDEEIQTFKAFSNGDRTSIADKGAVWHRSSVALQPDTLLLSKQGYYPRQIPLVGKDTFLRINLLKKENDDLHYFNELIDPIAFDLISSLPSRTNDGEVASVKIIYNQEDGLMYYMNTKRYALHYTFAQAQLGFDQGNNVFNQTQYRRNDGRYLFPANLNYYKNQDKYVLYFVAANEVNCEDVQLLFDKILATSYLEGKLFLFANRPEFNACDVPKITPEELYEGQNYQALNLAENYGYLNKVPLEDLEETYLGRHDIVLLNGVPNDVSVVAGIITTEFQTPLSHINVLSHNRNTPNMALRDGWDNEKLDALLGQLVYLRVAADSFEIRPASLTEANAFWAQNEPQDSVILDKNTTMQGLVDLETADYTFVDIIGGKAAIFAEILNTSVNGLPIPTPESSFAIPFYYYDKHLKDAGLDVFLEEMLANEQFINNPSYRRARLNDFEERIKDAPLDETLISLVEARIRNFADFPSFRFRSSTNAEDLEDFSGAGLYSSYSAKANDPNKTIEAAIKKVWASLWDWRAFEERSYYKIAHTSCAMGILVHRSFPDEDANGVVITKNLYNTNPGFIINVQYKEYSIVFPEPGILHDQIMLFTWSIVPGQQFTPEYLTFSNIPELNGQTVLTNAELMELGNYCLALKKYFYQNVPHDCNCTEQDFGLDIEFKVDSQVSERKIYIKQARLYK